The Syngnathus scovelli strain Florida chromosome 13, RoL_Ssco_1.2, whole genome shotgun sequence genome has a window encoding:
- the notch1a gene encoding neurogenic locus notch homolog protein 1 isoform X1, with the protein MHAVSRLLAVNAASVKVVVVRFAAASPVVVVEAAVVTGVVAPLVIGAFFPMRGAGLKCSLPTESCLNGGRCEAAPNGNGDCKCPSDYVGNRCQFPNPCSPSPCRNGGECRAVSHGNTFDFRCVCRLGFTDRLCLTPTNHACMSSPCRNGGTCDLISLTAFRCRCSPGWSGKTCQHPNPCASNPCANGGQCSAFDSNFICTCPPAFHGQTCKQDVNECAQSPTPCLNGGVCVNEVGSYHCRCPQDYSGPHCENRYVPCSPSPCQNGGTCVQKGDSVYECSCLPGFTGHNCEHNIDDCPGHSCQNGGVCADGVNTYNCQCPPHYTGQYCTENVDECELMPNACQNGGTCHDTHGSYHCVCVNGWTGDDCSENIDDCASAACYHGATCHDRVASFFCECPHGRTGLLCHLDDACISNPCQKGSNCDTNPVNGKAICTCPPGYTGSACNSDIDECSLGANPCEHGGRCLNTKGSFQCKCLQGYEGPRCEMDVNECMSNPCHNDATCLDQIGGFHCICMPGYEGVFCHVNTDECASQPCLNNGKCVDKINSFHCECPQGFSGNLCQVDIDECASTPCKNGAKCTDGPNKYTCECAEGYTGQHCETDINECYSDPCHYGTCKDGLASFTCYCRPGYTGRLCETNINECLSQPCRNGGTCQDRENTYICSCPKGTAGFNCEINLDDCKSHPCDYGRCIDKLNGYECACEPGYTGTMCNINIDDCAINPCHNGGTCVDGINGFTCLCPEGYNDATCLSQVDECGSNPCIHGRCHDLINSYKCTCDSGWSGPNCDINNNECESNPCMNGGTCKDMTSGYHCTCRAGFTGPNCQTNINECASNPCLNQGTCMDDVAGYKCNCQLPYTGENCETLLAPCNSRPCKNGGLCKESEDYQSFSCSCPAGWQGQTCEIDINECVKSPCRNGALCHNAMGSYQCKCLPGYTGQKCETDVDDCKPNPCSNGGFCRDGINTFTCTCPPGFRGGRCEQDINECESNPCRNGANCTDCVNSYTCTCPPGFSGINCEINTNDCTDSSCFNGGTCADGINAFTCLCLPGFTGSYCQYDINECDSRPCLNGGTCLDSFGTYKCTCPPGYTGVNCQNLIRWCDSSPCKNGGQCWQKGASYTCQCQSGWTGLYCDIPSVSCEVAAKQQGVEVAHLCRNSGQCLDAGSTHYCRCQAGYTGSYCQEQVDECSPNPCHNGAACTDYLGGYSCECLPGYHGVNCSKEINECQSQPCQNGGTCIDLINTYKCSCPRGTQGVHCEINLDDCNPFSDPLTHEPKCFNNGKCVDRIGGYQCVCPAGYVGERCEGDVNECLSDPCDPRGSYNCIQLTNSYRCECRTGYTGQRCDKVFDGCKGRPCRNGGTCAVASNTPHGFICKCPPGFTGSSCEYDSRSCGNLNCKNGGTCVSGHLGPRCLCPPAFTGPECLTPTDSLCISNPCYNGGTCQITPDAPYFQCSCPSNFNGLLCHILDYSFVGGFGRDITPPPEVEVSCENPQCDEWAGNHICDSLCNNHACGWDGGDCSLNFDDPWQNCSAALQCWRYFNDGKCDGQCNSPGCLYDGFDCQGQEGQCNPLYDQYCKDHYADGHCDQGCNNAECEWDGLDCANNMPEKLADGHLVLVVHISPEQLKNRSSAFLRDLSGVLHTNVVFRRDAKGEPMIFPYYGNEQDLVKHNVLKRSTDGWPEWAAMPANVLGQMKDTVSAMVSPRKRRELDSLQVKGSIVYLEIDNRQCYQQSSECFQSATDVAAFLGALASSGNLHVPYIEAVTSVRPTPSSSELYPMYVVFLGLAALGFVSLGVLVSRKRRREHGQLWFPEGFRASEPSKKKRREPVGEDSVGLRPMKICDINLMDDNQNEWGDEDPDCRRFKFEEQSMLDLRDRTDQRKWTQQHLDAADLRIASVAPTPPQGETENDCMDVNVRGPDGFTPLMIASCSGGGLETANSEEEEDPSAEIITDFIYQGANLHNQTDRTGETALHLAARYARSDAAKRLLESSADANVQDNMGRTPLHAAVAADAQGVFQILIRNRATDLDAHMHDGTTPLILAARLAVEGMVEELINCHADANGTDDSGKSALHWAAAVNNVQAAVMLLKNGANKDMQDNKEETPLFLAAREGSYETAKILLEHFANREITDHLDQLPRDIAQERMHHDIVRLLDEYNVVRSPGLHAAPLSTSSSLSPSLCSPNDYLSNLKPNLSVKKVRKGGKDGGKDNRVKKKKSLDGKGNLLDTSAVLSPVDSLESPHGYLSDAASPPMTSPFQQSPPISLNHLQGKGDSHMGQMSMPFDPNPPRLSHMPVSSPNSQGSTSIGGGRVSQCDWMSRMHPGSFHQASPMSHNMMGGLSGVSTATLSQIMGYQNLQTTHLGSAAHMMQQAHSRQLQHQNSNSATAGQSMTQSFPAMELNGGNEMQQNNGRSMAIHSVMPQETQILGAQFLTPPSQHSYSGPMDNTPNHQLQVPDHPFLTPSPGSPDQWSSSSPHSMSDWSEGISSPPTSIHSQMNLIPEQFK; encoded by the exons GTGTCCCAGTGACTACGTAGGCAACCGATGTCAATTTCCCAACCCGTGCAGCCCGTCGCCGTGCCGCAATGGCGGCGAGTGCCGCGCCGTCTCCCACGGCAACACTTTCGACTTCCGCTGCGTGTGCCGACTGGGTTTCACCGACCGCCTGTGCCTCACCCCGACCAACCACGCTTGCATGAGCTCCCCCTGTCGCAATGGAGGAACGTGCGACCTCATCTCGCTCACGGCCTTCCGCTGCCGCTGCTCGCCTGGATGGTCTG GCAAAACGTGTCAACACCCCAACCCGTGCGCTTCCAACCCGTGCGCAAATGGCGGCCAGTGCTCGGCCTTCGATTCCAACTTCATCTGCACCTGCCCGCCGGCCTTCCACGGTCAAACCTGCAAGCAAGACGTCAACGAGTGCGCCCAGAGCCCGACGCCCTGCCTCAACGGCGGCGTCTGCGTCAACGAGGTGGGCTCGTACCACTGCCGCTGCCCTCAGGACTACAGCGGGCCGCACTGTGAGAACCGCTACGTGCCGTGCAGCCCGTCGCCGTGCCAGAACGGGGGCACCTGCGTCCAGAAGGGGGACAGCGTCTACGAGTGTAGCTGTCTGCCAG GATTCACGGGTCACAACTGTGAGCACAACATTGACGACTGCCCGGGCCACAGCTGCCAAAATGGCGGCGTATGTGCCGATGGAGTCAACACCTACAATTGTCAATGCCCGCCTCATTACACAG GCCAATACTGCACCGAGAACGTGGACGAGTGCGAGCTGATGCCCAACGCGTGTCAGAACGGCGGCACCTGCCACGACACTCACGGGAGCTACCACTGCGTTTGCGTCAACGGCTGGACGGGAGACGACTGCAGCGAGAACATCGACGACTGCGCCAGCGCCGCCTGTTACCACGGCGCCACCTGTCATGACCGTGTGGCCTCCTTCTTCTGCGAATGTCCGCATGGACGTACAG GTTTGCTGTGCCACCTGGACGACGCTTGCATCAGCAATCCGTGTCAGAAAGGCTCCAACTGTGACACCAACCCAGTCAACGGAAAAGCCATCTGCACTTGCCCGCCGGGTTACACCGGCTCGGCCTGCAACTCGGACATCGACGAATGCTCCCTCG GCGCCAACCCTTGCGAGCACGGCGGCCGCTGTCTCAACACCAAAGGCTCGTTCCAGTGCAAGTGTCTTCAAGGGTACGAGGGCCCGCGATGCGAGATGGATGTCAACGAGTGCATGTCCAATCCGTGCCACAACGACGCCACCTGCCTGGATCAGATCGGAGGATTCCATTGCATCTGCATGCCAG GTTACGAGGGGGTCTTCTGCCATGTCAACACGGACGAGTGCGCCAGCCAGCCTTGTCTCAATAACGGCAAATGCGTGGACAAGATCAACTCCTTCCACTGCGAGTGTCCTCAAG gattttcaggaaatctgtGCCAGGTTGATATCGACGAGTGCGCCAGCACCCCTTGTAAAAACGGAGCCAAGTGTACCGACGGTCCCAATAAGTACACCTGTGAATGTGCTGAAG GTTACACAGGGCAGCATTGCGAGACGGACATCAACGAGTGCTACTCGGACCCGTGCCACTACGGCACCTGCAAGGACGGCCTGGCCTCGTTTACATGCTACTGCCGTCCCGGCTACACGGGCCGCCTGTGCGAGACCAACATCAACGAGTGTCTCAGCCAGCCCTGCAGGAACGGCGGCACTTGCCAGGATCGGGAGAACACCTATATCTGTTCCTGCCCCAAAGGCACCGCGG GTTTCAACTGCGAGATCAACCTGGACGACTGCAAGAGTCACCCCTGCGATTACGGGCGGTGCATCGACAAGCTCAATGGCTACGAGTGTGCGTGTGAGCCGGGTTACACAG GAACAATGTGCAACATCAACATCGACGACTGCGCCATCAATCCGTGCCACAACGGCGGCACGTGCGTGGACGGCATCAACGGCTTCACCTGCCTCTGCCCCGAGGGCTACAACGACGCCACCTGCTTGTCTCAAGTGGACGAATGCGGCAGCAATCCTTGCATCCACGGCCGGTGCCACGACCTCATCAACAG CTATAAATGCACCTGCGACTCTGGCTGGAGCGGCCCCAATTGCGACATCAACAACAACGAGTGCGAATCTAACCCGTGCATGAACGGAGGCACCTGTAAAGACATGACCAGCGGCTACCACTGCACATGCAGAGCGGGCTTCACAG GACCCAATTGTCAAACTAACATCAACGAGTGTGCATCCAACCCGTGCCTCAACCAAGGCACCTGCATGGATGACGTGGCAGGATACAAGTGCAACTGTCAGCTGCCCTACACCG GTGAAAACTGCGAGACTTTGCTGGCTCCCTGCAACTCGAGACCGTGCAAAAATGGCGGACTATGTAAAGAGTCTGAAGACTACCAGAGCTTCTCATGCAGCTGTCCCGCCGGGTGGCAAG GTCAAACTTGCGAGATTGATATCAACGAATGCGTGAAAAGCCCGTGCCGCAATGGAGCGCTTTGTCACAACGCGATGGGAAGCTACCAGTGCAAGTGCTTGCCCGGGTACACGGGTCAGAAGTGCGAGACTGACGTCGATGATTGCAAGCCAA ATCCGTGCAGCAACGGCGGTTTTTGCCGCGACGGCATCAACACGTTCACGTGTACGTGCCCGCCCGGCTTCCGCGGCGGCAGATGCGAGCAGGACATCAACGAGTGCGAGAGCAACCCGTGCCGCAACGGCGCCAACTGCACCGACTGCGTCAACAGCTACACCTGCACCTGCCCGCCCGGTTTCAGCGGCATCAACTGTGAGATCAACAccaacgactgcaccgacag CTCTTGCTTCAACGGCGGGACGTGCGCAGATGGCATCAACGCCTTCACCtgcctgtgcctgcccggatttACCGGCAGCTACTGTCAATATGACATCAACGAGTGTGACTCAAGGCCGTGTCTCAACGGTGGCACCTGCCTGGACAGTTTTGGAACGTACAAGTGCACCTGCCCGCCGGGTTACACGGGGGTCAACTGCCAG aatctCATACGCTGGTGCGATTCGTCCCCCTGCAAAAACGGGGGCCAATGCTGGCAAAAGGGGGCTTCCTACACCTGCCAGTGTCAATCTGGCTGGACCGGCCTCTACTGTGACATCCCCAGCGTGTCCTGTGAAGTCGCAGCTAAACAGCAAG GTGTGGAAGTGGCTCACCTGTGCCGGAATTCCGGGCAGTGCTTGGACGCCGGAAGCACGCATTACTGCCGCTGCCAGGCAGGCTACACGGGCAGCTACTGCCAGGAACAAGTGGACGAGTGCTCCCCTAACCCGTGCCACAACGGAGCGGCGTGCACTGATTACCTTGGAGGCTACAGTTGCGAA TGTCTCCCCGGTTACCATGGCGTCAACTGCTCCAAGGAGATCAATGAATGCCAGTCTCAGCCCTGTCAGAATGGAGGCACTTGCATCGATCTCATCAACACATACAAGTGTTCCTGTCCCAGAGGAACCCAAG GTGTCCATTGTGAGATTAATCTAGATGACTGCAACCCGTTCAGCGACCCGCTGACCCACGAGCCTAAATGCTTCAACAACGGCAAATGCGTGGATCGCATCGGGGGCTACCAGTGCGTGTGCCCGGCGGGCTACGTGGGCGAGCGCTGCGAAGGCGACGTCAACGAGTGCTTGTCGGATCCTTGCGACCCCCGAGGCTCTTACAACTGCATCCAGCTCACCAACAGTTATCGTTGCGAATGCCGCACCGGATATACAG GCCAGCGTTGCGACAAAGTTTTTGACGGCTGCAAAGGAAGACCTTGCAGGAATGGAGGCACGTGTGCGGTCGCCAGTAACACTCCTCATGGCTTCATTTGCAAGTGCCCACCC GGCTTCACTGGCTCCTCCTGCGAGTACGATTCTCGCTCCTGCGGGAATCTAAACTGCAAGAACGGAGGCACGTGCGTATCGGGCCACCTGGGCCCGCGCTGCCTGTGCCCACCGGCTTTCACCGGACCCGAGTGCCTGACCCCGACCGACAGCCTCTGCATCTCCAACCCGTGCTACAACGGCGGCACTTGCCAAATCACGCCCGACGCGCCGTACTTCCAATGCAGCTGTCCCAGCAATTTCAACGGCCTGCTGTGCCACATCCTGGACTACTCCTTCGTGGGTGGCTTCGGTCGTGACATCACACCTCCACCGGAAGTGGAGGTGAGCTGCGAGAACCCCCAGTGCGACGAGTGGGCCGGCAACCACATCTGCGACTCGCTGTGCAACAACCACGCGTGCGGCTGGGACGGAGGAGACTGCTCCCTGAATTTCGACGACCCCTGGCAAAACTGCTCGGCGGCTCTGCAGTGCTGGCGCTACTTCAACGACGGCAAGTGCGATGGCCAGTGTAACAGCCCCGGATGCCTTTACGATGGCTTTGACTGCCAGGGCCAGGAAGGGCAATGCAA CCCACTTTACGACCAGTACTGCAAAGACCACTACGCCGACGGCCACTGCGATCAAGGCTGCAATAACGCCGAGTGTGAATGGGACGGCCTGGATTGCGCCAACAACATGCCAGAAAAGCTAGCAGATGGACATTTAGTCCTGGTGGTCCACATCTCGCCGGAGCAGCTTAAAAATCGCTCTTCGGCCTTCCTCAGAGACCTCAGCGGGGTTCTTCACACCAACGTGGTGTTCCGCCGTGACGCCAAAGGGGAGCCCATGATCTTCCCTTATTACGGCAACGAGCAGGACCTGGTGAAGCACAACGTGCTGAAGCGCTCGACGGACGGCTGGCCCGAGTGGGCGGCCATGCCGGCCAATGTTTTGGGTCAAATGAAAGACACCGTGTCTGCCATGGTCAGCCCACGCAAACGCAGAGAGCTGGATTCTCTGCAAGTCAAAGG GTCGATAGTCTACCTGGAGATCGACAACCGCCAGTGTTACCAGCAATCCAGCGAATGCTTCCAAAGTGCCACGGATGTCGCAGCGTTCCTCGGAGCGCTAGCGTCCAGCGGGAATCTCCACGTTCCCTACATTGAAGCTGTCACCA gtgtgAGACCGACTCCTTCAAGTTCAGAGCTCTATCCCATGTACGTGGTCTTCCTGGGATTAGCAGCGTTGGGTTTCGTCAGCCTCGGCGTTTTGGTGTCACGCAAGCGACGACGAGAACACGGCCAGCTTTGGTTCCCGGAAGGATTCAGAGCGTCAGAGCCCAGCAAAAAGAAACGCAGAGAACCGGTTGGGGAAGATTCTGTCGGACTGAG GCCTATGAAAATATGTGACATCAACCTCATGGACGACAATCAAAACGAATGGGGCGACGAGGATCCCGACTGTAGGCGTTTCAAG TTTGAGGAGCAGTCCATGCTGGATCTGAGGGACCGAACTGACCAGAGGAAATGGACCCAGCAGCACTTGGATGCGGCCGACCTGCGTATCGCGTCCGTCGCCCCGACGCCTCCCCAAGGGGAGACAGAGAATGACTGCATGGACGTCAACGTCAGAGGACCAG ACGGCTTCACCCCACTGATGATCGCCTCGTGCAGCGGCGGAGGACTGGAGACCGCTAACAGCGAAGAGGAAGAGGATCCTTCCGCAGAGATCATTACAGACTTCATTTACCAAGGCGCAAACCTCCACAACCAGACGGACCGCACGGGCGAGACGGCCCTCCATTTGGCCGCCCGCTACGCCCGCTCCGACGCCGCCAAGCGCCTGCTGGAGTCCAGCGCCGACGCCAACGTCCAGGACAACATGGGACGCACTCCTCTTCATGCTGCTGTAGCTGCTGACGCACAGGGGGTGTTCCAG ATTTTAATCCGAAACCGTGCGACGGATCTTGATGCGCACATGCACGACGGGACAACGCCGCTGATCCTGGCTGCCAGGTTGGCAGTTGAGGGCATGGTGGAAGAGCTCATCAATTGCCACGCCGACGCCAACGGCACCGACGATTCTG gTAAATCTGCGCTTCACTGGGCCGCGGCTGTCAACAATGTGCAGGCTGCAGTCATGCTGCTGAAAAACGGTGCCAACAAAGACATGCAAGACAACAAG gaagagaCGCCACTCTTCCTCGCCGCACGTGAAGGAAGCTACGAGACAGCCAAGATTCTTCTGGAGCACTTTGCTAACCGTGAGATCACCGACCATCTGGACCAGCTGCCGAGGGATATCGCCCAGGAGCGCATGCACCACGACATCGTGCGCCTGCTGGACGAGTACAACGTGGTCCGCAGCCCGGGCCTTCACGCCGCCCCTCTTAGCACCTCCTCCAGTCTTTCGCCATCGCTCTGCTCGCCCAATGACTACCTTAGCAACCTGAAACCCAACTTGTCGGTCAAGAAGGTGCGCAAAGGAGGCAAAGACGGCGGCAAAGACAACagggtgaagaagaagaagtcgCTGGACGGGAAGGGCAATTTGCTGGACACGTCGGCCGTGCTGTCCCCGGTGGACTCCCTGGAGTCCCCCCACGGCTACCTGTCCGACGCTGCCTCTCCTCCCATGACGTCACCATTCCAGCAGTCACCCCCGATATCCCTCAATCATCTTCAAGGGAAGGGCGACTCGCACATGGGTCAGATGAGTATGCCTTTTGATCCCAACCCACCTCGACTTTCCCACATGCCGGTGTCCAGCCCTAATAGTCAGGGGAGCACGTCTATAGGGGGCGGCAGGGTCAGCCAGTGCGACTGGATGTCCAGGATGCACCCGGGCAGCTTCCACCAGGCTTCACCCATGTCCCACAACATGATGGGAGGCCTCAGCGGCGTCAGCACGGCCACTTTGTCACAGATCATGGGCTACCAGAACCTACA